ATTTTTGCTGTATCATAAAAGATACCTACTTGATGAAATACTCCTTTAAATGTTGGTAAAGTGCGTAATAATTCCACTGAAAATAAAAAACCTTTATCCCCTGAAAGTTCATTATCTCCATAAGCTCTTAACCCATAAGCACCACCCACAGACAAATCTTGACTTGAATCTAAATTTCTATTAAAACCTGTTTGAGCATTAAATATTGTTCTTAGTGCTGTTTTCTCATTCAACTGAAAATTATGCGTTAAATTTAAATTTGCTTTTGAAAAACTACCAGCTGTATTAGCTATAGCATCATTTGTTTTAGCTGTTGGAGTTTCTAAGTTTTTATGCCCTTGAGTAAAAGAAAGAGTACTAAATAAAGAACTTGGCAAATTAAATAAGCTTATACTTTTAGAAGACTCTAAAGAGAAGGTAACGTCATCAACACTTTTTTTATCATCTTCTGCATTCATCCAATCTGTCATAACTCTATGAGCATATTGTCCTTTTATAATTAGACTATTTGAAGTATTTTTAATAATAGGATAACTAACTCCAGCTTCTATCACTGTGGCAGTACCATAAGCATCTAAAGATTTATAACTATCTCCTAAGGTATATTTTAATTTACTAAGACCTAAATTTGCACTCATTCCCGAATTAGCTATTGGTATATTATAAGATACATTACCGTAGTTTAATTCATTTGTAAAAGAGTTAAGAAAAAAGACATTTATACTATCCCCATATCCCAAAGGAGAGTTAAAAGTTCCTCCCAAACTAGCTCGCTCATCACCCACATATTTATTTCCATAATTATCTACGGCTACACTACCCTCAAACTTTTTTGAAGCTTCCATAGTAAGAATAAAATCACTAGTTCCGACCATTTGTCCCGGAGCAATTTGAGCATCAACAATTTGAAGTCCTGATAAAGAGTTGATAAGAAATATTTGCCTTTCTAAATCATCCATAAATATTACATTATTATCAAATTTAGAAAGATATTTTTTTATTGTTGCATCTTGAATATTTGATGAGTTTATTAAATTAAATTTTCCATAAACCCCTTCTATAATAACTATCCTAACAATATTATTATTTAAATTTTGTGCAGGGATATAAGCTCTTGCTACAAAATAACCTTTCGTTCTATAATACTTAGAGATAATATCTGCCACTTTTTTTATATCTAAAAGTGTCAATTCTTTACCTTCATATTCTTTTATAAGATTATGTAAAATTTCAGTGCTAAATACTGTATTATTTTCGATACTAAACTTTTTAACCATTACTTTTACAGTATCATTAGCTGTAATAGGTGCTTCATATTTTAGAGAAGGTAAAGCTGGTGCTTTCTTTTCTACTTGTTTTGAAGAGGGTTTTATCTCATTTAAGATTGTCCCAGAATTTGGTATGTTAGCTGCAAACATCATGTTTACTAGCAATAAAAAAGTTATTAAACTTTGTTTTACTATTTTTTTCATTTTATAATTCCTAATTATTTATTAATCCCGCTGGTAATTTAACACCATTGTTTACTATGTTAGTTGGAGGTTTAATACTTGCTATATTAATTTGTTGTTCTATATTATCTACTCTAAATGCTATTCCATTTTGTACAGGGGTTTTAATTTGTTTTATTTCACTTGTATCAAAGGTTTGATTAGTTGATGCTGGTCTTGGATTTATCTTTAATGTTCCATTAGCATAAGAGATAATATATCCTTGTTGGTTTGAGTATAATCCTGATGGAGTTAAGGTATAAGTACCTACATTTTTATCAGTACCATAATTGAGTGTTCCTAAAAGATTACTGTTAGTAGTTGTAGAGTATGTTACTCCATTGGCTCCATTATAAACATTCCCATCATAGGTTTTTGTGGCATCCTTTGCTGTAACAGTTAAGTGTGTCATAAAAGTTCTTAAAAGTGGTCTGGTGTTTCCTTCGTAGATTATCCAGTCATTTGTGAAGTCAAATCCTGTGTAAGTTGCTTGTGTAAAGGCATCTATTGTTCCTGTTGAACTATGTATCCCTGTGAGGTTTGTAAAATTTCCACCAGCATTTTGATTAAATCCATTTGCTTGTTCAGTAGTATCTATATCCCAATATGAGTTTGTAATAAAAGAACCTGAAGAATTTCCAACAAATCCACCCATATCAGTACCATTACTTACTTTTCCTGTTGCATAAGAGTTTGTAATCCTTGCCTGACTATCTAAAGTTCCTACAAATCCACCAATACGAGTACCATTGCTTACACTTCCCGTTGCATAGGAATTTGTGATAGTTGAAGTATTATTTCTCATTTCTCCCACAAAACCACCAAGATTACTTGTACCTGTAACATTTCCTGTCGCATAAGAACCTGTAATTGAACCAGCAGTCATGTATCCAATAAGACCTCCTATACGGATACCACCACTTACATTTCCAGTTGCATAAGAGTTTTTGATAGTTGCTAAAGCAGTCCCCATAGCTCCAACTAAACCACCAGCACTATTACTAGTACCACTAACAATTGCACTTGAATGTGAATTTTGAATTTTACCTTGATTTACTCCAACAAGGCCACCAACATTTAAAGTACCTTTTACCTCCCCTGTAGAATATGCATTTTCAACTATCCCAGCATTTCCTCCAACAACTCCACCAACGAAGCCATCACCCGTAAAATCAACATCAATAACTCCAACATTTTTTACTATAGAACTTGCTGTTGTTGCTCCAATTAATCCTATATTATTTCCTGACCCATAATTAATAAAAAGGTTAGAAACAGTATGACCAAGACCATCAAAAATACCTCCAAAATGTCCATTTATACGTCCCATAGGGTCAAATCCAGCTCCACTATTCCAAGAAGAAGTAGCACTTGCATCTATATTTGAACCCAAGACATAATTAATTAATACATTTCCGTTCATCCCTTGTAAGTCAGTTGTTGTTGTTGAACCTTCAGCTCCTAAAGAAGTTATAATCGTGTAATTTTTGACTGCATCTGCTGAGTATTTAGTTGAGAAACTTCCAGTTGAGGCTAAATTTATAGGAGCATTTATATTATAGGTTCCGGTTGATGTTGTTTGAGCATAGAGTAAAGACAAACCAGCTGTATTAGTTGCATTTAAAGCTGTATTAATATTTATATCATTTCCTGCATTCAATGTAAGAAGACTTTGCGTCCAATTTATAGTTTCATTTACATTAATATCATTATCAGCTTGTAGTATTACATTTGTCCCACCATTTAAAGCTGTTGATATAGTAGTTGCTTTTATACTAGAACCTGCAAGGTCTGTTCCGCCACTTGATTCAATAGTAATATCTGTTGGATCAAGTAACCAAGTTTTAGTTTTAATAGTAGAAGTATCTTTTATCCCAAGTACTTTTCCAGAAGTTTCAATAAATCCATTTTGTGCGGATAAAGTTCCATCAACAATCGTAGTTCCTCCATGAGCATAAAGAACTATTTTTCCATTATGGGTATCTATTGAGTCTGCTTCTATTATCCCTGTATTATTGACTACTCCATTTAAAACTGTATCTAAAGCTTGAGTTGTAAGATATATTTCTCCGCCAGCTACTTGTATGATTCCTTTATTTTCTACTAAAGAATCTAATATACCTTTATCAATAGTTAGTTTAATTAAAGAATTTCCATTGATATTTAGGCTTATTTTACTTGCACCTACCAAATGAATATCACCTAAGGTTGCTTTGATTAATCCTTCATTAGAAACACTTTTTCCTGCTAGGACTACATATCCATTTGAGTTTGCTGTTATGGTTCCTAAGTTTAAAATAGAGTTTGTACTATTACCACTTAGAGTATAGTTTCCTGCTTGGAAATCTTCATCACTCATATTTAGCGTTGAAGCTACTAATCCTCCTACATTTACACTTGAGCCTTTTGAAAAGACGATGCCATTTGGATTTAATAAAAACACTTGACCGTTTGCGTTTATTGTTCCTTCTATTAAGGAGCTTGTTACTCCTATAACTCTATTTAAAGTTACAGAAGAGCTATTTGGTTGTACAAAATTTACTGTTTCATTTGGTTTTACACTAAAGCTTTGCCAGTTTATACTGGCTTTATTAGAGGTTTGATTTATGGTTGTGGTATTTGCGGTTTGGGAAATAGTTGCCGTTCCTGTTGTGACTACTCCATCACTTGGGGATGCACTAACAAGGGTAATACTACCTAAAAGGCTACTTATGATTAAGGCTACTTTACCATTTTTTAGAATTCTAAATCTTGATTTATATTCATAATTATTTTTCATCTTTATTTCCCTAACTTTTCTTATTAGGAAAACTATAACTTATCATTGCTCCTCAACTGCTCGTTTTTTCTTTTTAAGATTAATTAATATAATTTCACATGAATA
The Arcobacter sp. F2176 DNA segment above includes these coding regions:
- a CDS encoding ShlB/FhaC/HecB family hemolysin secretion/activation protein; the encoded protein is MKKIVKQSLITFLLLVNMMFAANIPNSGTILNEIKPSSKQVEKKAPALPSLKYEAPITANDTVKVMVKKFSIENNTVFSTEILHNLIKEYEGKELTLLDIKKVADIISKYYRTKGYFVARAYIPAQNLNNNIVRIVIIEGVYGKFNLINSSNIQDATIKKYLSKFDNNVIFMDDLERQIFLINSLSGLQIVDAQIAPGQMVGTSDFILTMEASKKFEGSVAVDNYGNKYVGDERASLGGTFNSPLGYGDSINVFFLNSFTNELNYGNVSYNIPIANSGMSANLGLSKLKYTLGDSYKSLDAYGTATVIEAGVSYPIIKNTSNSLIIKGQYAHRVMTDWMNAEDDKKSVDDVTFSLESSKSISLFNLPSSLFSTLSFTQGHKNLETPTAKTNDAIANTAGSFSKANLNLTHNFQLNEKTALRTIFNAQTGFNRNLDSSQDLSVGGAYGLRAYGDNELSGDKGFLFSVELLRTLPTFKGVFHQVGIFYDTAKIWSNTNTWDGLEDNTRRLNDVGISYTVLYKSLNFKASFAHGFGSEAVSVSQESRNKLLAQLFWVF
- a CDS encoding filamentous hemagglutinin N-terminal domain-containing protein is translated as MKNNYEYKSRFRILKNGKVALIISSLLGSITLVSASPSDGVVTTGTATISQTANTTTINQTSNKASINWQSFSVKPNETVNFVQPNSSSVTLNRVIGVTSSLIEGTINANGQVFLLNPNGIVFSKGSSVNVGGLVASTLNMSDEDFQAGNYTLSGNSTNSILNLGTITANSNGYVVLAGKSVSNEGLIKATLGDIHLVGASKISLNINGNSLIKLTIDKGILDSLVENKGIIQVAGGEIYLTTQALDTVLNGVVNNTGIIEADSIDTHNGKIVLYAHGGTTIVDGTLSAQNGFIETSGKVLGIKDTSTIKTKTWLLDPTDITIESSGGTDLAGSSIKATTISTALNGGTNVILQADNDINVNETINWTQSLLTLNAGNDININTALNATNTAGLSLLYAQTTSTGTYNINAPINLASTGSFSTKYSADAVKNYTIITSLGAEGSTTTTDLQGMNGNVLINYVLGSNIDASATSSWNSGAGFDPMGRINGHFGGIFDGLGHTVSNLFINYGSGNNIGLIGATTASSIVKNVGVIDVDFTGDGFVGGVVGGNAGIVENAYSTGEVKGTLNVGGLVGVNQGKIQNSHSSAIVSGTSNSAGGLVGAMGTALATIKNSYATGNVSGGIRIGGLIGYMTAGSITGSYATGNVTGTSNLGGFVGEMRNNTSTITNSYATGSVSNGTRIGGFVGTLDSQARITNSYATGKVSNGTDMGGFVGNSSGSFITNSYWDIDTTEQANGFNQNAGGNFTNLTGIHSSTGTIDAFTQATYTGFDFTNDWIIYEGNTRPLLRTFMTHLTVTAKDATKTYDGNVYNGANGVTYSTTTNSNLLGTLNYGTDKNVGTYTLTPSGLYSNQQGYIISYANGTLKINPRPASTNQTFDTSEIKQIKTPVQNGIAFRVDNIEQQINIASIKPPTNIVNNGVKLPAGLINN